The following proteins are co-located in the Silene latifolia isolate original U9 population chromosome 1, ASM4854445v1, whole genome shotgun sequence genome:
- the LOC141656093 gene encoding uncharacterized protein LOC141656093 yields MREIYTESSRGQEKPSENTTPDSTMRSFEAVQENAAAAIRLEEDILATASLPSTPSVSSTSAVEKSGRKQPTKYGFTTGTGGILKALREMGDRVRWPKPPVEEQAWRKDSKKKCEFHRDIGHNTEDYYTLRREIKGLYKQGGSDISGLTYSAAKRHATGTKGDRPANSCRISHSDLSAVTFDEGDTYNEREHHDALIITLTMANYTVRKVLVDTCSSVNLIMLKTIENMGFSEKDLQNKTIPLVGFSGETANSLGEIVIPTYVGGFNKQIRYLVIDGPSTYNVILGRPWLHQMKAVPSTYHQWIKFPTPWGVEAIRGDQEEARGCYKKPLKCTTSPPV; encoded by the exons ATGCGGGAGATctatacagaatcgtccagggggcaggagaaacCATCGGAGAATACAACAccagattcaacaatgagaag CTTCGAAGCAGTACAAGAAAAtgcagctgccgcaatcagactAGAGGAAGACATCCTAGCCACAGCTAGCCTACCTAGTACACCAAGTGTTTCCAGTACCTCAGCCgtagagaaatcaggaagaaagcaaccTACCA agtatggattcactacGGGCACCGGAGGAAtcctgaaggcactcagggagatgggagacagGGTAAGGTGGCCCAAGCCACCAGTAGAAGAACAGGCATGGCGAAAAGATAGcaaaaagaagtgtgagttccatcgtGATATTGGGCATAACACTGAAGACTATTACAcactacgaagagagatcaagggCCTGTACAAACAAG gcggctcagacatAAGTGGGCTAACGTACTCGGCAGCTAAGAGGCATGCCACCGGTACTAAAGGAGATAGACCggcaaattcttgcagaatttctcacagtgatttaTCAGCTGTCACCTTTGATGAAGGAGACACATATAACGAACGGGAACATCACGACGCACTCATTATCACCCTGACAATGGCTAACTACACAGTCAGAAAGGTCCTGGTAGATACATGCAGCTCGGTGAATctgatcatgctgaaaactatagaaaatatgggattcagcgagaaggacttGCAGAATAAAACCATCCCGCTGGTAGGCTTCAGCGGGGAGACAGCCAACTCactaggcgagatagtcatcccaacctatgtaggAGGGTTCAACAAGCAAATCAGGTATCTGGTCATAGACGGGCCCTCCACCTACAACGTcattctgggaagaccctggctGCACCaaatgaaagcagtcccctcaacatatcatcaatggataaaattCCCCACTCCATGGGGAGTAGAAGCAAtacgaggagatcaggaggaagctagaggctgctacaagaaaCCACTAAAGTGCACCACCAGTCCTCCAgtatag